From Spirosoma aerolatum, one genomic window encodes:
- a CDS encoding efflux RND transporter permease subunit — translation MSLPELSLNRPVFAMVMSIVIVLFGIIGFTFLGVREYPAIDPPVISVRTNYTGANPEIIESQITEPIEKSLNSIEGIRTISSNSALGASTITVEFNLDANLEQAANDVRDKVAQAQRQLPQDVDAPPVVTKADANSDPIIFMNVQSTTRSATQLSDYAENVLQERLQTIPGVSQANIYGLKRQAMRLWIDPIKLSAYRLTSQDIQTALTAQNVELPGGKVYGNNTELTVKAVGRLTSEDDFNNLILRQTSNQIIRFKDVGYATLGAENEETSSKQNGTVGVILALIPQPGANYVNIADEFYKRFDQLKKDLPPDIIVYVGTDRSIFIRRAIEEVGETLLISFVLVVLVIYLFFRDWLIAFRPLIDIPVSLIGAFFIMYVADFSINVLTLLGIVLATGLVVDDGIVVTENIFKKIEDGMDTETAAREGSNEIFFAVISTSITLAIVFLPIIFLQGFVGRLFREFGIVVAGAVLISAFVSLTLTPVLSVKLTSKNHGRSWFYRKTEPFFEWLDESYRDSLTGFMKKRGWAFVMIAVCLLLIFGVGSQLKSELAPLEDRGRTRIAITSPEGTSFEVQSAITDKVLQFVLDSIPENKLAFSVVAPGFSGAGAVNSSFVMVNMVDAADRKRSQQDIVDYLTKNLRKFSEARMFATQDQTIQVGRQGGGLPVQFVIQNLNFEKLREKLPAFLDEVQKDPTFLNSDVDLKFNKPELNITIEREKATNLGVSVQDVAQTLQLALSNRRLAYFLMNGKQYQVIGQVDRHDRDEPVDLASFYVRSNQGQLIQLDNLVKFQEVSSPPQVYHYNRFKSATVSAGLAPGKTIGDGVEAMRAIAARTLDDTFQTALSGPSRDYAESSSNTLFAFGLALVLIYLVLAAQFDSFIDPFIIMMTVPLALAGAVFSLWMFNQTLNIFSQIGIIMLVGLVTKNGILIVEFANEQRLLGKNKFEAAAESAALRLRPILMTTLVAAFGALPLAMALGSASKSRVPLGIVIVGGLLFSLVLTLYVVPVIYTYMTRRKDVKPVEPQAGDTPKPAQQKVHA, via the coding sequence ATGAGTCTCCCCGAACTAAGCTTAAATCGGCCCGTTTTCGCGATGGTGATGTCCATCGTGATCGTGCTGTTTGGTATTATCGGCTTTACGTTCCTAGGTGTGCGGGAGTATCCGGCTATTGACCCGCCCGTTATTTCGGTTCGGACCAACTATACCGGTGCTAACCCCGAAATTATTGAGTCGCAGATTACAGAACCCATCGAGAAATCGCTGAACAGTATCGAAGGGATTCGTACCATTTCGTCAAACAGTGCTTTAGGAGCCAGTACAATAACCGTTGAGTTCAATCTTGACGCTAATCTCGAACAAGCAGCCAATGATGTACGCGACAAAGTAGCACAGGCTCAACGACAACTCCCACAGGACGTCGACGCGCCACCGGTAGTTACGAAAGCCGACGCCAACTCGGACCCAATTATTTTCATGAACGTTCAGAGTACGACACGTAGCGCTACGCAATTATCAGACTACGCTGAAAATGTACTTCAAGAACGCTTGCAGACGATTCCGGGCGTTAGCCAGGCTAATATTTACGGATTGAAACGCCAGGCCATGCGTCTTTGGATTGATCCGATTAAACTGTCGGCCTACCGCTTAACCTCGCAGGATATTCAGACTGCTCTGACCGCCCAAAATGTAGAATTGCCCGGTGGTAAAGTATATGGTAACAATACAGAGTTGACCGTAAAGGCCGTTGGTCGACTGACCAGCGAGGATGATTTCAATAACCTGATTCTGCGCCAGACCAGCAACCAGATTATCCGTTTCAAGGATGTCGGATACGCTACCCTGGGTGCCGAAAACGAAGAAACCTCCTCAAAGCAGAATGGAACCGTTGGAGTTATTCTGGCCCTGATTCCACAGCCGGGAGCCAACTATGTTAACATTGCGGATGAATTCTATAAGCGTTTTGATCAGCTAAAAAAAGACTTACCACCCGATATTATCGTCTATGTCGGAACTGATCGAAGTATCTTTATCCGTCGGGCCATTGAGGAAGTGGGCGAAACCCTCCTTATTTCGTTTGTGCTGGTTGTACTGGTGATCTACCTATTCTTCCGCGACTGGTTGATTGCATTCCGACCACTGATCGACATTCCAGTATCGTTGATTGGCGCGTTCTTTATCATGTACGTAGCTGACTTCAGTATCAATGTACTGACCCTGCTGGGTATCGTGCTCGCAACAGGCCTTGTGGTGGACGATGGGATTGTGGTTACAGAAAATATCTTCAAGAAGATTGAAGATGGCATGGATACCGAGACGGCCGCTCGCGAAGGCTCAAACGAAATCTTCTTTGCGGTTATATCTACGTCCATCACCCTGGCCATAGTCTTCCTGCCAATTATCTTCCTGCAAGGATTCGTTGGTCGGCTGTTCCGTGAATTTGGTATCGTGGTGGCCGGTGCCGTATTGATTTCGGCCTTTGTATCGCTGACGTTAACGCCTGTATTGAGTGTAAAACTGACCAGCAAAAATCACGGTCGTTCCTGGTTTTACCGGAAAACAGAACCATTTTTTGAATGGCTCGACGAATCTTATCGCGATTCGCTCACTGGATTTATGAAGAAACGGGGTTGGGCATTTGTAATGATTGCCGTATGTCTGCTCCTGATTTTTGGCGTCGGTTCTCAACTTAAGTCTGAGCTGGCTCCGCTGGAAGACCGGGGTCGTACGCGGATTGCGATTACCTCGCCAGAAGGAACCAGCTTCGAAGTGCAGTCGGCTATTACGGATAAGGTACTGCAATTCGTACTGGATTCGATTCCTGAAAATAAACTGGCGTTTAGTGTAGTAGCACCAGGTTTCTCAGGCGCAGGAGCAGTGAACTCGTCGTTTGTGATGGTTAACATGGTCGATGCCGCCGATCGGAAGCGGTCGCAGCAGGACATTGTCGATTACCTGACGAAAAACCTTCGGAAATTCAGTGAAGCCCGCATGTTTGCCACCCAGGATCAGACGATTCAGGTAGGTCGTCAGGGCGGTGGATTACCGGTTCAGTTCGTGATTCAGAACCTGAACTTTGAGAAATTACGCGAAAAACTGCCTGCTTTCCTCGACGAAGTTCAGAAAGACCCAACCTTCCTCAACTCGGATGTTGACCTAAAATTCAACAAACCCGAATTGAACATCACCATCGAGCGGGAGAAAGCAACGAATCTTGGCGTTTCGGTACAGGATGTAGCTCAGACACTGCAACTTGCCCTCAGTAACCGTCGCCTGGCGTATTTCCTGATGAATGGAAAACAATACCAGGTGATTGGACAAGTTGACCGGCACGACCGCGATGAACCCGTCGATCTGGCGTCGTTCTATGTTCGCTCGAATCAGGGACAGTTGATTCAGTTGGACAACCTCGTGAAGTTCCAGGAAGTAAGTAGCCCACCGCAGGTATACCATTACAACCGCTTTAAGTCGGCTACGGTATCGGCAGGTCTGGCTCCCGGCAAAACGATTGGTGACGGCGTTGAGGCCATGCGCGCCATTGCAGCTCGTACCCTTGACGATACGTTCCAGACTGCCCTTTCCGGCCCCTCACGCGATTACGCCGAAAGCTCATCCAATACGCTGTTTGCTTTCGGTCTGGCGCTAGTGCTGATTTACCTGGTTCTGGCGGCTCAGTTCGACTCGTTTATCGACCCATTCATCATTATGATGACCGTACCTCTGGCCCTGGCAGGAGCAGTCTTCTCGCTCTGGATGTTTAACCAGACGCTGAATATTTTCAGCCAGATCGGGATTATTATGCTGGTGGGCCTTGTTACGAAAAACGGGATTCTGATTGTGGAATTTGCCAATGAACAGCGGCTATTGGGCAAAAATAAATTTGAAGCGGCTGCGGAGTCGGCAGCGCTGCGTCTTCGTCCGATTCTGATGACGACCCTTGTAGCTGCCTTTGGTGCGTTACCGCTGGCAATGGCTCTGGGTTCAGCCTCAAAAAGCCGCGTGCCGCTGGGGATCGTGATCGTAGGCGGTTTGCTTTTCTCGCTGGTTCTGACCTTATATGTGGTGCCGGTTATCTATACCTACATGACCCGACGGAAAGATGTGAAACCGGTTGAGCCCCAAGCTGGCGACACACCAAAACCAGCTCAGCAGAAAGTACACGCATAA
- a CDS encoding glycoside hydrolase family 88 protein, with product MKSLLPFLLVMLVSTAFAQSSINVDKEFTFAAQQYQGMLKSHPDTTKFPQSTKPDGSPDDRKSDWWCSGFFGGSLWHIYERTKAPMWKEAANKWTMAVAKEQYNTGTHDLGFMIYCPFGNGYRLTKNETYPPIMLTGAKSLSTRFNPKVGVIKSWNKFQNYDYPVIIDNMMNLEFLFWAAKRSGNKEFYNICVTHADNTIKNHYRPDYSSYHVVCYNPDGTVAARKTAQGYADNSAWARGQAWGLYGFTVMYRETNDKKYLDFARHIADFYLNHPNLPADKIPYWDFNAPNIPNEERDASAAAITASALLELCTYGGPSAKTYYQAAVKMLESLSSPAYKANLGENNHFILKHSVGHKPAKSEVDTPIIYADYYYLEALLRYDALSKKPGFKR from the coding sequence ATGAAATCGCTCCTACCCTTTTTGCTGGTAATGCTGGTAAGCACAGCATTTGCGCAATCGTCCATCAATGTTGATAAAGAGTTTACGTTTGCCGCCCAGCAATATCAGGGCATGCTAAAAAGCCATCCTGATACGACTAAATTCCCGCAGTCGACCAAACCTGATGGTTCACCCGATGATCGGAAATCAGACTGGTGGTGTAGTGGCTTCTTTGGCGGTTCGCTCTGGCATATCTACGAACGGACGAAAGCGCCCATGTGGAAAGAAGCGGCCAACAAATGGACGATGGCCGTAGCCAAGGAACAATACAATACGGGCACACACGATCTGGGTTTTATGATTTACTGCCCATTTGGGAATGGTTATCGACTGACTAAGAACGAGACTTACCCGCCCATCATGCTCACCGGTGCCAAATCGCTATCGACTCGGTTCAATCCTAAAGTAGGCGTGATTAAGTCCTGGAATAAATTTCAGAATTACGACTACCCGGTTATAATCGACAACATGATGAATCTGGAGTTCTTGTTCTGGGCCGCCAAGCGGTCGGGCAATAAGGAGTTTTATAACATCTGCGTTACCCATGCCGACAATACTATCAAGAACCATTACCGCCCCGATTACAGCAGCTACCACGTTGTTTGCTATAATCCTGATGGAACAGTGGCTGCTAGGAAAACCGCACAGGGTTATGCCGACAATTCGGCCTGGGCACGTGGGCAAGCCTGGGGGTTGTACGGCTTTACGGTCATGTACCGCGAAACTAACGATAAAAAGTACCTGGACTTTGCCCGGCACATTGCTGATTTCTACCTGAATCATCCGAACCTACCGGCCGACAAGATTCCGTATTGGGATTTCAATGCGCCGAATATTCCGAATGAAGAGCGGGATGCGTCGGCTGCAGCCATTACCGCTTCTGCCCTGCTTGAACTATGCACGTATGGTGGCCCTTCGGCCAAAACCTATTATCAGGCAGCAGTGAAGATGTTGGAAAGCCTGTCGAGCCCGGCGTATAAAGCCAATTTGGGAGAGAACAACCATTTCATTCTGAAACACAGCGTTGGCCACAAACCAGCCAAGAGCGAAGTCGATACCCCAATTATTTATGCGGACTACTACTATCTGGAAGCGTTACTCCGCTACGATGCGTTGTCTAAAAAGCCCGGATTTAAACGGTAG